A window from Streptomyces subrutilus encodes these proteins:
- a CDS encoding TetR/AcrR family transcriptional regulator, with protein MAPAVPPATAGATTPGCPAVPRPRADAVRNRERILAAAREVFVEFGPGAPFDEVARRAGIGNATLYRHFPDRDALVHHVVLYVMDGVASEAEATLAEEPDAFAALCRFTHAAADERIGALCPMLADDFDRDHPELVAAREALEAVIERLLATGQDAGLIRTDIGVGDLTLALSQLSRPLPGTGCLDADRFVHRHLQLFLDGLRAPARSVLPGAAATLEDLRRKTM; from the coding sequence ATCGCACCCGCGGTCCCGCCCGCCACCGCGGGAGCCACCACCCCCGGCTGCCCCGCCGTCCCGCGCCCCCGTGCCGACGCCGTCCGCAACCGCGAGCGCATCCTGGCCGCGGCCCGCGAGGTCTTCGTGGAGTTCGGCCCCGGCGCCCCCTTCGACGAGGTGGCGCGCCGCGCGGGCATCGGCAACGCCACCCTCTACCGGCACTTCCCCGACCGGGACGCCCTCGTCCACCACGTCGTCCTCTACGTCATGGACGGGGTGGCCTCCGAAGCCGAGGCCACCCTCGCCGAAGAACCCGACGCCTTCGCCGCGCTCTGCCGCTTCACGCACGCCGCCGCCGACGAGCGGATCGGCGCCCTGTGCCCGATGCTCGCCGACGACTTCGACCGCGACCACCCCGAACTCGTCGCCGCGCGCGAGGCGTTGGAGGCCGTCATCGAGCGGCTGCTGGCCACCGGCCAGGACGCCGGCCTGATCCGTACGGACATCGGCGTCGGCGATCTGACGCTCGCCCTCTCCCAGCTCAGCCGCCCCCTCCCGGGGACCGGCTGCCTCGACGCGGACCGTTTCGTCCACCGCCATCTCCAGCTGTTCCTCGACGGGTTGCGGGCCCCGGCCCGCTCGGTGCTGCCCGGTGCGGCGGCCACCCTGGAGGACCTGAGGCGGAAAACCATGTGA
- a CDS encoding MFS transporter produces MSKTAAIPPLAADPSRWKALVFIALAQLMVVLDATIVNIALPSAQTDLGISDGNRQWVITAYALAFGGLLLFGGRIADKWGRKNAFTVGLIGFALASALGGAATGEAMMLGARALQGAFGALLAPAALSLLAVMFTDAKERAKAFGIYGAIAGGGGAVGLILGGFLTEYLNWRWTFFVNIPFAIVAAIGAWFVIREPAGSRNRAPLDIPGVVLSTLGLVALVYGFTRAESAGWSDATTVGMFVASAVLLAAFVGVESKVKSPLLPLRVLLERNRGGVYLSLGLAVISMFGLFLFLTYYLQVVKGFSPVKTGFAFLPMIVGMITGSTQIGARLMTRVPPRLLMGPGFLVAATGMLLLTRLEVGSSYPALILPAQLLLGLGMGTAFMPAMSLATHGVNPADAGVASAMVNTSQQVGGAIGTALLNTIAASATTAYLTDHAAEAAAGGAAAKLVQAQAMVEGYSSAIWWAVGILATSSAIALTLINTGRPGAGGPVASGSGSAEDAEFKVPVIAH; encoded by the coding sequence ATGTCAAAAACAGCCGCGATTCCGCCGCTGGCTGCCGATCCCAGCCGCTGGAAGGCACTCGTCTTCATAGCCCTGGCCCAGCTGATGGTCGTCCTCGACGCGACCATCGTGAACATCGCCCTCCCCTCGGCCCAGACCGACCTCGGCATCTCCGACGGCAACCGCCAGTGGGTCATCACCGCCTACGCGCTCGCCTTCGGCGGTCTGCTCCTCTTCGGCGGCCGCATCGCCGACAAGTGGGGCCGCAAGAACGCCTTCACCGTCGGTCTCATCGGCTTCGCCCTGGCCTCCGCGCTCGGCGGCGCCGCCACCGGCGAGGCCATGATGCTGGGCGCCCGCGCCCTCCAGGGCGCCTTCGGCGCGCTGCTCGCGCCGGCCGCCCTCTCGCTGCTCGCGGTGATGTTCACCGACGCCAAGGAGCGGGCCAAGGCCTTCGGCATCTACGGTGCCATCGCGGGCGGCGGCGGCGCTGTCGGCCTGATCCTCGGCGGCTTCCTCACCGAGTACCTCAACTGGCGCTGGACCTTCTTCGTCAACATCCCCTTCGCGATCGTCGCGGCCATCGGCGCCTGGTTCGTCATCCGCGAGCCCGCCGGCTCCCGCAACCGCGCACCGCTCGACATCCCGGGCGTGGTCCTGTCCACCCTCGGCCTGGTCGCCCTCGTGTACGGCTTCACCCGCGCCGAGTCCGCCGGCTGGTCGGACGCCACGACCGTGGGCATGTTCGTCGCCTCCGCGGTGCTCCTGGCGGCCTTCGTCGGCGTCGAGTCCAAGGTCAAGTCCCCGCTGCTCCCGCTGCGCGTGCTGCTGGAGCGCAACCGCGGCGGCGTCTACCTCTCGCTGGGCCTCGCCGTCATCTCCATGTTCGGCCTGTTCCTCTTCCTCACCTACTACCTGCAGGTCGTCAAGGGCTTCTCGCCCGTCAAGACCGGCTTCGCCTTCCTCCCGATGATCGTGGGCATGATCACCGGCTCCACCCAGATCGGCGCCCGCCTGATGACGCGGGTCCCGCCGCGCCTGCTGATGGGCCCCGGCTTCCTGGTCGCCGCCACCGGCATGCTGCTGCTGACCCGGCTGGAGGTCGGGTCCTCCTACCCGGCGCTGATCCTGCCCGCCCAGCTGCTGCTCGGCCTCGGCATGGGTACGGCGTTCATGCCGGCCATGTCCCTGGCCACGCACGGGGTGAACCCGGCCGACGCCGGTGTCGCCTCCGCCATGGTCAACACCTCGCAGCAGGTCGGCGGCGCCATCGGCACCGCGCTGCTGAACACCATCGCCGCCTCGGCGACCACCGCCTACCTGACCGACCACGCGGCCGAGGCCGCGGCCGGCGGCGCCGCGGCCAAGCTGGTCCAGGCGCAGGCCATGGTCGAGGGCTACTCCTCCGCCATCTGGTGGGCGGTGGGCATCCTCGCCACCAGCTCGGCCATCGCGCTGACGCTGATCAACACCGGCCGTCCGGGTGCCGGCGGCCCGGTGGCCTCCGGCTCGGGCTCCGCCGAGGACGCCGAGTTCAAGGTGCCGGTGATCGCCCACTGA
- a CDS encoding dioxygenase, whose amino-acid sequence MTPAAAVPAIPAARMPALYLSHGAPPLADDPIWPAELAAWSARLPRPTAILMVSAHWEEAPLALGATVPTPLVYDFRGFPEHYYRVRYDAPGAPALAASVRALLRAPGTPVQDVPGRGLDHGAYVPLVEMFPEADIPVLQISLPTLNPRRLMDIGRKLAPLRDEGVLVVGSGFFTHNLAALRHPGPGVPAWSAEFDAWGSEALAAGDLDALLDFESASPSGRLAHPRTEHFAPLFVTLGAAEAAGDLGSRRDTVDGFWMGLSKRSFQFG is encoded by the coding sequence ATGACCCCCGCCGCCGCGGTTCCCGCGATCCCCGCCGCCCGGATGCCCGCGCTCTACCTCAGCCACGGCGCGCCGCCCCTCGCGGACGACCCGATCTGGCCGGCCGAACTGGCCGCCTGGTCCGCGCGGCTGCCCCGCCCCACGGCGATCCTGATGGTCTCGGCCCACTGGGAGGAGGCCCCGCTCGCCCTCGGCGCCACCGTGCCCACCCCGCTCGTGTACGACTTCCGGGGCTTCCCCGAGCACTACTACCGGGTCCGCTACGACGCCCCCGGCGCCCCCGCGCTGGCCGCCTCCGTACGGGCCCTGCTGCGCGCCCCGGGCACCCCCGTCCAGGACGTCCCCGGCCGCGGCCTCGACCACGGGGCGTACGTCCCGCTGGTGGAGATGTTCCCCGAGGCCGACATACCGGTGCTCCAGATCTCCCTGCCGACCCTGAACCCGCGCCGGCTGATGGACATCGGCCGCAAGCTGGCCCCGCTGCGCGACGAGGGCGTCCTCGTCGTCGGCAGCGGCTTCTTCACCCACAACCTCGCCGCGCTCCGCCACCCCGGCCCGGGCGTCCCCGCCTGGTCGGCCGAGTTCGACGCCTGGGGCAGCGAGGCGCTGGCCGCCGGCGATCTGGACGCGCTGCTCGACTTCGAGTCCGCGTCCCCCTCGGGCCGACTGGCGCACCCCCGTACGGAACACTTCGCCCCGCTCTTCGTCACCCTCGGCGCCGCCGAGGCCGCGGGCGACCTCGGGTCCCGCCGCGACACGGTGGACGGCTTCTGGATGGGCCTCTCGAAGCGCTCCTTCCAGTTCGGCTAG
- a CDS encoding sigma-70 family RNA polymerase sigma factor encodes MATRAVARRQSSSSARSVGGEIADRDLVGMYLDEIARTPLLDAAKEVELSQIIEAGVYARQILDGGIEREGRAPSREELEALAAEGERAKEVFIRSNLRLVVAVARRYPRSGLPLLDLIQEGNAGLVRAVEKFDYAKGFKFSTYATWWIRQAITRSIADQSRTIRLPVHLVEELGRIRRVQREFNRENGRDPEHAEIAAELDTTEKRVGDVLDWARDPVSLNMGVDDDGDTQFGDLLEDTSAISPEQSVLSLLRSEELEDLLGKLDQRTASIIKMRYGIDDGRERTLTEVGKQHGLTRERIRQIEKHALLELKKMAHDTGFDAVA; translated from the coding sequence ATGGCAACCCGCGCCGTCGCCCGTCGTCAGTCCTCGAGCAGTGCCCGCTCGGTGGGCGGGGAGATCGCAGACCGCGACCTTGTCGGCATGTACCTGGACGAGATCGCTCGCACCCCGCTGCTCGACGCGGCCAAGGAAGTGGAGCTCTCCCAGATCATCGAGGCGGGCGTGTACGCCCGCCAGATCCTCGACGGAGGCATAGAGCGCGAGGGCCGGGCGCCCTCGCGCGAGGAGCTGGAGGCGCTCGCCGCCGAGGGCGAGCGCGCCAAGGAAGTCTTCATCCGGTCCAACCTGCGCCTCGTCGTAGCGGTCGCCCGCCGCTACCCGCGCAGCGGGCTGCCCCTCCTCGACCTCATCCAGGAGGGCAACGCCGGCCTGGTCCGCGCCGTCGAGAAGTTCGACTACGCCAAGGGCTTCAAGTTCTCCACGTACGCCACGTGGTGGATCCGCCAGGCCATCACCCGCTCCATCGCCGACCAGTCCCGCACCATCCGCCTCCCCGTCCACCTCGTCGAGGAGCTCGGCCGCATCCGCCGAGTCCAGCGCGAGTTCAACCGGGAGAACGGCCGGGACCCGGAGCACGCGGAGATCGCCGCCGAGCTGGACACGACGGAGAAGCGCGTCGGCGACGTGCTGGACTGGGCCCGTGACCCGGTCAGCCTGAACATGGGCGTGGACGACGACGGCGACACGCAGTTCGGCGACCTGCTGGAGGACACCTCGGCGATCTCGCCCGAGCAGTCCGTGCTCTCGCTGCTGCGCAGCGAGGAGCTGGAAGACCTCCTCGGCAAGCTGGACCAGCGCACGGCGTCGATCATCAAGATGCGGTACGGCATCGACGACGGCCGCGAGCGGACCCTGACCGAGGTCGGCAAGCAGCACGGCCTGACCCGTGAGCGCATCCGCCAGATCGAGAAGCACGCGCTGCTGGAGCTGAAGAAGATGGCCCACGACACGGGCTTCGACGCCGTGGCCTGA
- a CDS encoding helix-turn-helix transcriptional regulator, translating into MTDTPARLLSLLSLLQTPREWPGSELAERLRVSPRTIRRDIGRLRELGYPVEATLGADGGYRLVAGAAMPPLLLDDEEAVAIAVGLRAGAGHAIEGIEEASVRALAKLEQVLPSRLRRRVGALQSATVALSRGDGASVDPRTLTAMASAVAGPERLRFAYRARDGVRSRRVVEPYRLVSTGSRWYLVAYDLERGDWRTFRVDRVAEAFATGARFAPRELPMEAEEFVRRGLRGGETYAVEVTFAAGPAELPQWLREAAVEGDGGTGAVGGAGGTSAGGVGTGAGSAGAGGVGAGGGGAGGGGTRVRFESGDAPEWLAARLALTGLPFTVQAPAALAAGARALADRLAGAGG; encoded by the coding sequence ATGACCGACACTCCGGCACGGCTCCTGTCCCTGCTGTCCCTCCTCCAGACCCCGCGCGAATGGCCCGGCAGCGAGCTGGCGGAGCGGCTGCGGGTGAGCCCCCGGACGATCCGGCGGGACATCGGGCGACTACGGGAGCTGGGGTACCCGGTGGAGGCCACGCTGGGCGCGGACGGCGGGTACCGGCTGGTGGCCGGGGCGGCGATGCCGCCGCTGCTCCTCGACGACGAGGAGGCGGTGGCCATCGCGGTGGGGCTGCGGGCGGGCGCCGGGCACGCCATCGAGGGGATCGAGGAGGCCTCCGTACGGGCGCTGGCCAAGCTGGAGCAGGTCCTGCCCTCGCGGCTGCGGCGGCGGGTGGGCGCGCTCCAGTCGGCCACCGTCGCGCTGAGCCGGGGGGACGGGGCGAGCGTGGACCCGCGCACGCTGACCGCGATGGCCTCGGCGGTGGCCGGGCCGGAGCGGCTGCGGTTCGCCTACCGGGCGCGGGACGGGGTGCGGTCGCGGCGGGTGGTGGAGCCGTACCGGCTGGTGAGCACGGGGAGCCGGTGGTACCTGGTCGCGTACGACCTGGAGCGCGGGGACTGGCGGACCTTCCGGGTGGACCGGGTGGCGGAGGCGTTCGCGACGGGGGCCCGGTTCGCGCCGCGCGAGCTGCCGATGGAGGCGGAGGAGTTCGTCCGGCGGGGGCTGCGGGGCGGGGAGACGTACGCGGTGGAGGTCACCTTCGCGGCGGGGCCGGCGGAGCTGCCGCAGTGGCTGCGGGAGGCGGCGGTGGAGGGCGACGGTGGTACGGGTGCGGTCGGAGGTGCGGGTGGTACGAGTGCGGGTGGTGTGGGCACGGGCGCAGGCAGTGCGGGTGCGGGTGGTGTGGGTGCGGGCGGTGGGGGCGCGGGCGGTGGGGGCACGCGGGTGCGGTTCGAGAGCGGGGACGCGCCGGAGTGGCTGGCCGCGCGGCTGGCGCTGACGGGGTTGCCGTTCACGGTGCAGGCCCCGGCGGCGCTGGCGGCGGGTGCCCGCGCCCTGGCGGACCGGCTGGCCGGGGCCGGGGGGTAG
- a CDS encoding MFS transporter has translation MSTETSHASPGRENGPVREERNAAAPPDPGAAPAAGPHDAPAPGGSSADRRRWLALAIVMTAAFMDLVDVTIVNIAIPSMRQDLGASTSAIQWITAGYALAFAAGLITGGRLGDIYGRKRLFLVGITGFTAASLLCGIAADPAMLVSSRLLQGAMAALMVPQVLAIIHVTFPPHERGKVFGLFGAIVGLGAVSGPMLGALLTEWNLFGLEWRPIFLINLPVGIAGVLLGRKFITESKAPRALRLDLVGVVLATLALVMLIFPLTHGRENDWPLWGFVCMALAPVVFAGFIAYEKYKIKKDGSPLVELSLFKVKSFAGGIAVQLTFGIATGIFFLVWTLYMQMGLGWSALRAGTTGIPFSVAVSAAAGISVQKLVPRFGRKVLQAGALTMAAGLLLYIWESQHYGMGIASWQMAAPLVVMGIGMGLIVAPLTDTVLSEVPPEHAGSASGLINTTGQMGNALGLGLTSVVFFGLIDDDTVFGSPYVEAFRGALWWVVAVLLVIFAVMFMLPRKAVPSEHREGGPDAPAAPAVPAQADGRAPAPAPAKVPAV, from the coding sequence ATGAGCACCGAGACGTCCCACGCATCGCCCGGAAGAGAGAACGGGCCCGTACGAGAAGAGCGGAACGCGGCCGCGCCGCCGGACCCGGGCGCGGCGCCGGCCGCCGGCCCCCACGACGCTCCCGCGCCGGGCGGCTCGTCCGCCGACCGCCGCCGCTGGCTGGCGCTCGCCATCGTGATGACCGCGGCCTTCATGGACCTGGTCGACGTCACGATCGTCAACATCGCCATCCCCAGCATGCGCCAGGACCTCGGCGCCTCCACCAGCGCGATCCAGTGGATCACCGCCGGCTACGCGCTCGCCTTCGCCGCGGGCCTGATCACCGGTGGCCGTCTCGGCGACATCTACGGCCGCAAGCGCCTCTTCCTCGTCGGCATCACCGGCTTCACCGCCGCCTCGCTGCTCTGCGGCATCGCCGCCGACCCGGCGATGCTGGTCTCCTCCCGCCTGCTCCAGGGCGCGATGGCGGCCCTGATGGTCCCGCAGGTCCTCGCGATCATCCACGTGACCTTCCCGCCGCACGAGCGCGGCAAGGTCTTCGGCCTGTTCGGCGCCATCGTGGGCCTCGGCGCCGTCTCGGGCCCCATGCTGGGCGCGCTGCTCACCGAGTGGAACCTGTTCGGCCTCGAATGGCGTCCGATCTTCCTGATCAACCTGCCCGTCGGCATCGCGGGCGTGCTCCTGGGCCGCAAGTTCATCACCGAGTCCAAGGCCCCCCGGGCCCTGCGCCTGGACCTGGTCGGCGTGGTGCTGGCCACCCTCGCGCTGGTCATGCTGATCTTCCCGCTCACGCACGGCCGGGAGAACGACTGGCCGCTGTGGGGCTTCGTGTGCATGGCCCTGGCGCCGGTCGTCTTCGCGGGCTTCATCGCCTACGAGAAGTACAAGATCAAGAAGGACGGTTCGCCCCTCGTCGAGCTGTCCCTCTTCAAGGTCAAGAGCTTCGCCGGCGGCATCGCCGTCCAGCTGACCTTCGGCATCGCGACCGGCATCTTCTTCCTGGTCTGGACCCTGTACATGCAGATGGGCCTCGGCTGGAGCGCCCTGCGCGCCGGCACCACCGGCATCCCCTTCTCCGTCGCCGTCTCGGCCGCCGCGGGCATCTCGGTGCAGAAGCTCGTCCCGCGCTTCGGCCGCAAGGTGCTCCAGGCCGGTGCGCTGACCATGGCCGCGGGCCTGCTCCTCTACATCTGGGAGTCGCAGCACTACGGCATGGGGATCGCGTCCTGGCAGATGGCCGCCCCCCTGGTCGTCATGGGCATCGGCATGGGCCTGATCGTGGCCCCGCTGACCGACACCGTGCTCTCCGAGGTGCCGCCGGAGCACGCCGGCTCCGCCTCCGGCCTGATCAACACCACCGGCCAGATGGGCAACGCGCTGGGCCTCGGCCTCACCTCGGTGGTCTTCTTCGGCCTGATCGACGACGACACGGTCTTCGGCTCCCCCTACGTCGAGGCCTTCCGCGGCGCCCTGTGGTGGGTCGTGGCCGTGCTGTTGGTGATCTTCGCCGTGATGTTCATGCTGCCGCGCAAGGCGGTGCCCTCCGAGCACCGCGAGGGCGGCCCCGACGCCCCGGCCGCCCCCGCGGTCCCGGCTCAGGCCGACGGCCGGGCACCGGCACCGGCCCCGGCGAAGGTCCCCGCGGTCTGA
- a CDS encoding DeoR/GlpR family DNA-binding transcription regulator has translation MYAPERQQEILRLAREAGRVDVLSLADRFEVTAETVRRDLKALDRAGLVRRVHGGAIPAGRLDFEPDLSEREATAAGEKDRIAAAALAELPDGGSVVLDAGSTVARLAALIPVESALTVVTHALPVAARLADHTGVDLHLVGGRVRHRTRAAVDAWALRAYAEIRADVLFLATNGFCAQGGLTTPDLAEAAVKRAAMAAARRVVLLADSAKAGQEHFARFGSFAEVDLLITDTGLAPAQHAAIEAAGTEVVLV, from the coding sequence ATGTACGCACCGGAGCGTCAACAGGAGATCCTCCGCCTCGCCCGCGAGGCGGGCCGGGTGGACGTGCTCTCCCTCGCCGACCGCTTCGAGGTCACCGCCGAGACCGTGCGCCGCGACCTCAAGGCCCTCGACCGGGCCGGCCTGGTCCGCCGCGTCCACGGCGGTGCCATCCCGGCCGGCCGGCTCGACTTCGAGCCGGACCTCAGCGAACGCGAGGCCACCGCCGCCGGCGAGAAGGACCGCATCGCGGCCGCCGCCCTCGCCGAGCTCCCCGACGGCGGCAGCGTGGTGCTCGACGCGGGCAGCACCGTCGCCCGCCTCGCCGCCCTGATCCCCGTCGAGTCCGCGCTGACCGTGGTCACCCACGCGCTCCCCGTCGCCGCCCGCCTCGCCGACCACACCGGCGTCGACCTGCACCTCGTCGGCGGCCGGGTGCGCCACCGCACCCGCGCCGCCGTCGACGCCTGGGCGCTGCGCGCGTACGCGGAGATCCGCGCGGACGTCCTCTTCCTCGCGACGAACGGCTTCTGCGCGCAGGGCGGCCTGACCACCCCCGACCTCGCCGAGGCGGCCGTCAAGCGCGCCGCCATGGCCGCCGCCCGCCGGGTCGTCCTCCTCGCGGACTCCGCCAAGGCCGGCCAGGAGCACTTCGCGCGGTTCGGTTCCTTCGCCGAGGTCGACCTCCTCATCACGGACACGGGGCTCGCCCCCGCCCAGCACGCGGCGATCGAGGCCGCCGGTACGGAAGTTGTGCTCGTATGA
- the pfkB gene encoding 1-phosphofructokinase, producing MILTVTPNPSLDRTYEVPSLDRGAVLRATGDRVDPGGKGVNVSRAVAAAGVRTTAVLPLGGAPGALLAELLTAQGVDVTAVSIAGQTRSNISVAEPDGTLTKINAAGPELSPDESALLLETVRTGSAAASWIACCGSLPRGLDPRWYADLVTRAHEAGARIALDTSGPALVAALPARPDVVKPNASELAEAVGRPLATLGDAVKAAEELRSLGAGAVLASLGGDGQLLVCAQGTFHGTAPVDAVRSDVGAGDASLAGFLIAGGTGPDALASALAHGAAAVQLPGSAMPTPSDLRPDAVRVTQDLPLDLPLSEPTAV from the coding sequence ATGATCCTCACCGTCACCCCCAACCCCTCCCTCGACCGGACCTACGAGGTCCCCTCGCTGGACCGCGGCGCGGTGCTGCGCGCCACCGGCGACCGCGTCGACCCCGGAGGCAAGGGCGTCAACGTGTCCCGCGCCGTGGCCGCCGCGGGCGTCCGCACGACGGCGGTCCTCCCGCTGGGCGGCGCTCCGGGCGCCCTGCTCGCCGAACTGCTCACCGCCCAGGGCGTGGACGTCACGGCCGTCTCCATCGCCGGCCAGACCCGCTCCAACATCTCCGTGGCCGAACCGGACGGCACCCTCACCAAGATCAACGCGGCGGGTCCGGAGCTCTCCCCGGACGAGTCGGCGCTGCTCCTGGAGACCGTCCGCACCGGCTCCGCCGCCGCCTCCTGGATCGCCTGCTGCGGCAGCCTCCCGCGCGGCCTGGACCCCCGCTGGTACGCCGACCTGGTCACCCGGGCGCACGAGGCGGGCGCCCGGATCGCGCTGGACACCTCGGGCCCCGCCCTGGTCGCGGCCCTCCCGGCCCGCCCGGACGTGGTCAAGCCCAACGCCTCCGAGCTCGCCGAAGCCGTCGGCCGCCCCCTGGCCACCCTCGGCGACGCCGTCAAGGCCGCCGAGGAGCTCCGCTCCCTGGGCGCGGGCGCGGTCCTGGCCTCCCTCGGCGGCGACGGCCAGCTGCTGGTCTGCGCGCAGGGCACCTTCCACGGCACCGCACCCGTCGACGCCGTCCGCAGCGACGTCGGGGCGGGCGACGCCTCCCTCGCCGGCTTCCTCATCGCCGGCGGCACCGGACCCGACGCCCTCGCCTCGGCCCTGGCCCACGGCGCGGCGGCGGTCCAGCTGCCCGGCAGCGCCATGCCCACCCCCTCGGACCTGCGTCCCGACGCGGTCCGCGTCACCCAGGACCTGCCCCTGGACCTCCCCCTGTCCGAACCCACCGCGGTCTGA
- a CDS encoding PTS fructose transporter subunit IIABC codes for MSEMITPELVDLDLSADSKEEAARSLATRMRELGRITDLDGFLADVAAREAQMPTGLEGGIGIPHCRSAHVSAPTLAFGRAPAGIDFGAPDGPADLVFLIAAPAGADDAHLTILSSLARRLMRPEFVGALRSARTPAQAAALIAGDPEPTPAPAPAPTPASAPAPATTPAEPAAPAGDRFAVVAVTSCPTGIAHTYMAAESLTRAAAEAGIDITVETQGSAGFTKLTPEQIAAADAVVFAHDVPVRDRARFAGKPTVDTGVKAGINRAAELLAEARDKAARGEVESHAPTPVERTGEEADGYGARLRTWLMSGVSYMVPFVAAGGLLIALAFAIGGYEINTAPSVAEHFVWTEAASWAALLFQTGGLAFGFLVPVLAGYIAYGMADRPGLVPGFVGGAVAVTINAGFLGGLIAGLIAGGTVLAVQRIRIPTPLRGIMPVVVLPLIGSAVTAFLMFLVIGKPVASLQQALTDWLSGLSGANAIILGVILGLMMCFDLGGPLNKVAYAFAVGGLATPNEGSMKVMAAVMAAGMVPPLAMALATTVRGRLFSKAERENGKAAWFLGASFISEGAIPFAAADPLRVIPASMVGGAVTGALSMAFECTLRAPHGGIFVLPLTGNPLLYLIAIAAGTLTTTALVVLLKGTRRTSGPAQPPAAREAGAAEVAAAA; via the coding sequence ATGAGCGAGATGATCACCCCCGAACTGGTCGACCTCGACCTGTCCGCCGACTCGAAGGAGGAGGCGGCGCGTTCCCTGGCGACGCGGATGCGGGAGCTGGGCCGGATCACCGACCTGGACGGCTTCCTCGCCGACGTGGCGGCACGGGAGGCGCAGATGCCGACCGGCCTGGAGGGAGGGATCGGCATCCCGCACTGCCGGTCCGCCCACGTGAGCGCCCCGACCCTGGCCTTCGGCCGCGCCCCGGCCGGCATCGACTTCGGCGCCCCCGACGGCCCGGCGGACCTGGTCTTCCTGATCGCCGCCCCGGCCGGCGCGGACGACGCCCACCTCACCATCCTGTCCTCGCTGGCCCGCCGCCTGATGCGCCCCGAATTCGTCGGAGCCCTGCGCTCCGCGCGGACCCCCGCCCAGGCCGCCGCCCTGATCGCCGGCGACCCCGAGCCCACCCCGGCCCCGGCTCCGGCCCCCACCCCGGCGTCCGCCCCGGCCCCCGCGACCACCCCCGCCGAGCCGGCCGCCCCCGCCGGCGACCGCTTCGCGGTCGTCGCCGTGACCTCCTGCCCGACCGGGATCGCCCACACCTACATGGCCGCCGAGTCGCTCACCCGGGCCGCGGCCGAGGCCGGCATCGACATCACCGTCGAGACGCAGGGCTCGGCCGGCTTCACCAAGCTCACCCCGGAGCAGATCGCCGCGGCCGACGCCGTCGTCTTCGCCCACGACGTGCCCGTCCGCGACCGCGCCCGCTTCGCCGGCAAGCCCACCGTCGACACCGGCGTCAAGGCCGGCATCAACCGGGCCGCCGAACTCCTCGCCGAAGCCCGCGACAAGGCGGCCCGCGGCGAGGTCGAGAGCCACGCCCCGACCCCCGTCGAGCGGACCGGCGAAGAAGCCGACGGGTACGGGGCCCGGCTGCGCACCTGGCTCATGTCCGGTGTCAGCTACATGGTCCCCTTCGTCGCCGCCGGCGGCCTCCTCATCGCGCTCGCCTTCGCCATCGGCGGGTACGAGATCAACACCGCCCCGTCCGTCGCCGAGCACTTCGTCTGGACCGAGGCGGCCAGCTGGGCCGCCCTCCTCTTCCAGACCGGCGGTCTCGCCTTCGGCTTCCTCGTCCCGGTCCTCGCCGGCTACATCGCCTACGGCATGGCCGACCGGCCCGGCCTCGTCCCCGGTTTCGTCGGCGGCGCCGTCGCCGTCACCATCAACGCCGGCTTCCTCGGCGGCCTGATCGCCGGCCTCATCGCGGGCGGGACCGTCCTCGCCGTCCAGCGGATCAGGATCCCGACCCCGCTGCGCGGGATCATGCCGGTGGTCGTCCTGCCGCTCATCGGCTCGGCCGTCACCGCGTTCCTGATGTTCCTGGTCATCGGCAAGCCCGTCGCCTCGCTCCAGCAGGCCCTCACCGACTGGCTGTCCGGCCTCTCCGGCGCCAACGCGATCATCCTCGGCGTCATCCTCGGCCTGATGATGTGCTTCGACCTCGGCGGCCCGCTCAACAAGGTGGCCTACGCCTTCGCCGTCGGCGGCCTCGCCACCCCCAACGAGGGCAGCATGAAGGTCATGGCCGCCGTGATGGCCGCGGGCATGGTCCCGCCGCTCGCGATGGCCCTGGCCACCACCGTCCGGGGCCGGCTCTTCTCCAAGGCCGAGCGGGAGAACGGCAAGGCCGCCTGGTTCCTCGGAGCCTCCTTCATCAGCGAGGGAGCCATCCCCTTCGCCGCGGCCGACCCGCTGCGCGTCATCCCCGCCTCGATGGTCGGCGGCGCCGTCACCGGAGCCCTGTCGATGGCCTTCGAGTGCACCCTGCGGGCCCCGCACGGCGGCATCTTCGTCCTCCCGCTGACCGGGAACCCGCTGCTCTACCTGATCGCCATCGCCGCCGGCACGCTCACCACCACCGCGCTGGTCGTCCTGCTGAAGGGCACCCGCCGGACCTCCGGCCCGGCGCAGCCCCCGGCCGCCCGCGAGGCCGGCGCCGCGGAGGTCGCCGCCGCGGCCTGA